From the Acetomicrobium thermoterrenum DSM 13490 genome, the window GAATTTATCACACTAGCATAAGCAGATACACAACCTTTGATACTTTGAACTTCAGGATGGTTTGGATCTCCAACAATTACAACTTCATAACCCTCTTCAGACAGAAGACGCGCCTTCTCTTGGGCATTTTTTACCGACGGGCATGTACCATCTATAATTGTGCATCCTTTATGTTTTGCCTGCTTAAGAACTTCTGGAGTGGTACCATGAGCTCTTATGAAAACTATCGACTGAGAGGGTAATTCTTCTACGCTCTCCACCAATCTAAGGCCCAAGGATTTCAACCTTTTAACTTCTTCCTCGTTATGAATTGGGCTGCCCAGGGCATAGATGTTTCCATACTTCTTCAACGCTTTTTCGAGCTCGTCTATCGCTCTCTTCACTCCAAAACAGAAGCCCAATGGTTTACCTATTATCAATCTCATTCAAATTCACACTACTCCCAAATGTCTTTTAATTCTCCCTTTCAAATCTTCGAGAACCTTTTCTTCGTTCTCTTCCTTTAGATCATACCATAAAGCGGGTTTAAATTTCCTAAACCAAGTCATCTGTCTTCTATAAAAGGCTTTCGTGGCTTTTATATAGTACGATAGTGCTTCTTCCATGCTATAGACTCCCCGTATATACTTAATAACCTCCCTATATCCGAATCCTTGCATAGAATGGAAGCGCTCGTCAAATCCGTTCTTCAGCAGCCATTTTACCTCTTCGACTAGTCCACTTTGAAATTGCTTTTCCGCCCTTAACTCTATATTTTTGTAAGCTAATTCTCTAGGCCTAATTATACCAAGATAGAGGACATCGTAAGGTTTTTTTATTTTCTTTCCATGTTTATGCCACCATGAGGCAGGCTTGCCTGTCGTATGAAATATTTCAAGACCTCGTATAATTCTCACCAAGTCGTTGGGGTGTACTTTCAAAGCCAGATCGGGGTCAACTGTCGCCAATTTATTGTACATGTGCTTTTTCCCCTTAATTTCCGCCTCGTGAAGCAACTTTTTCCTGATCTCTGGATCGCTTTCGATGGAAACCGTTAACATTTCTCCAAGTAAAGCGCTGTAGTAAAAAGGCGTTCCTCCAACAAGTAACGGTATCTTTTTTCTTGCGATAATTCTATCGATAGCCCCAGCTGCCTCTTCGACAAAACGGGCTGCTGTAAAAGTCTCATCGGGATCGGCAACATCTATATTATGATGTACTGTGCGCAATCTGTCCTCTCTTG encodes:
- the ispH gene encoding 4-hydroxy-3-methylbut-2-enyl diphosphate reductase, with protein sequence MRLIIGKPLGFCFGVKRAIDELEKALKKYGNIYALGSPIHNEEEVKRLKSLGLRLVESVEELPSQSIVFIRAHGTTPEVLKQAKHKGCTIIDGTCPSVKNAQEKARLLSEEGYEVVIVGDPNHPEVQSIKGCVSAYASVINSSKDVATFPNKDKIGVVSQTTQEEGALLSVVSALVPKARELRVYNTICKATLHRQEAVRKLAADTEGVIVIGGHNSTNTAKLVEVAKREGCDVLWIANPQEIDESWLYGKHIIGIAAGASTPDWLIKEVISLLSRR
- the miaA gene encoding tRNA (adenosine(37)-N6)-dimethylallyltransferase MiaA, whose protein sequence is MHLHNRGRIKLVAIIGPTAIGKTAISLKLAPAISGEIISVDSRQVYRYMDIGTDKVSREDRLRTVHHNIDVADPDETFTAARFVEEAAGAIDRIIARKKIPLLVGGTPFYYSALLGEMLTVSIESDPEIRKKLLHEAEIKGKKHMYNKLATVDPDLALKVHPNDLVRIIRGLEIFHTTGKPASWWHKHGKKIKKPYDVLYLGIIRPRELAYKNIELRAEKQFQSGLVEEVKWLLKNGFDERFHSMQGFGYREVIKYIRGVYSMEEALSYYIKATKAFYRRQMTWFRKFKPALWYDLKEENEEKVLEDLKGRIKRHLGVV